A part of Deltaproteobacteria bacterium genomic DNA contains:
- a CDS encoding chemotaxis protein CheW has product MSGPSPRPPAAAETRLVLFEVAGAAYAIPIAEVLEVMESAPTAGIPGLPRRLAGVVNHHGDALPLVSREALFDVAGAAPGPSQHVLVLAERDGESGMLGVPVDRVVGLADAALSPHQEPGLVVERLPVRGRVTSVLDARRLLGRAATLIDVSTMPAHAR; this is encoded by the coding sequence GTGAGCGGGCCGAGCCCGCGGCCCCCGGCCGCCGCCGAGACGCGTCTCGTGCTCTTCGAGGTGGCGGGCGCCGCCTACGCGATCCCGATCGCCGAGGTGCTCGAGGTGATGGAGAGTGCGCCGACGGCCGGCATCCCGGGCCTGCCGCGGCGCCTGGCGGGCGTCGTGAACCATCACGGCGACGCGTTGCCGCTGGTCTCGCGCGAGGCGCTCTTCGATGTCGCGGGAGCGGCTCCGGGACCGTCGCAGCACGTGCTGGTCCTGGCCGAGCGCGACGGCGAGTCCGGAATGCTGGGCGTGCCGGTGGACCGCGTGGTCGGCCTGGCGGACGCGGCGCTCAGCCCGCACCAGGAGCCGGGGCTGGTGGTGGAGCGGCTGCCGGTTCGTGGCCGCGTGACGAGCGTGCTCGATGCCCGCCGCCTGCTCGGGCGTGCGGCGACCTTGATCGACGTGTCCACGATGCCCGCGCACGCCCGCTGA
- a CDS encoding response regulator: MASRVLVADDARFMRQLIREIIEPEGFEVVGEAADGRAVVEEFSRLQPDVVTMDIVMPKRSGIDAVKEILALDPSAKIVMVSALGQEALVMEALQAGAADYVVKPFKPDAVVTTLRKVIEKGE; encoded by the coding sequence ATGGCGAGCCGGGTCCTGGTGGCGGACGATGCGCGTTTCATGCGCCAGCTGATCCGCGAGATCATCGAGCCGGAAGGCTTCGAGGTGGTCGGTGAAGCGGCCGACGGCCGGGCGGTCGTCGAGGAGTTCTCGCGGCTGCAGCCCGACGTGGTGACCATGGACATCGTGATGCCGAAGCGCTCGGGCATCGACGCGGTGAAGGAGATCCTGGCGCTCGATCCCAGCGCGAAGATCGTGATGGTGAGCGCGCTCGGGCAGGAGGCGCTGGTGATGGAGGCGCTCCAGGCGGGCGCCGCCGACTACGTCGTGAAGCCCTTCAAGCCCGATGCGGTGGTGACGACGCTGCGCAAGGTGATCGAGAAGGGCGAGTAG
- a CDS encoding Hpt domain-containing protein — MDPAKYRALFLEEATEHLAEMSRALLELEKDPRAREAIDLVFRMVHSLKGMGASLGYEAVSELSHRLEDRLGAWRARGGIDDPAGLPLLFRGLESLEGMVAAVRETGGAPQPDPALVAALDAHAPEPAPAGEAPAAGALVPKKTPARAR; from the coding sequence GTGGATCCGGCCAAGTACCGGGCCCTGTTCCTCGAGGAGGCGACCGAGCACCTCGCGGAGATGAGCCGGGCGCTGCTCGAGCTCGAGAAGGATCCCCGCGCACGCGAGGCGATCGACCTCGTGTTCCGCATGGTCCACTCGCTGAAGGGGATGGGCGCCTCGCTCGGCTACGAGGCCGTGAGCGAGCTCTCCCACCGGCTGGAGGACCGCCTCGGCGCGTGGCGCGCGCGGGGCGGCATCGACGACCCGGCCGGGCTGCCGCTCCTGTTCCGCGGCCTCGAGAGCCTCGAGGGCATGGTGGCGGCCGTCCGCGAGACCGGCGGCGCACCGCAGCCCGACCCCGCCCTGGTGGCAGCGCTCGACGCGCACGCGCCGGAGCCGGCCCCGGCCGGGGAGGCTCCGGCCGCCGGCGCGCTGGTGCCAAAAAAAACCCCAGCGCGCGCCCGCTAG
- a CDS encoding chemotaxis protein CheW, with protein MRVPNERLDRFLSAVGEVILTTTQLRTAAGDGEPGSAEPRLARGFDHMDRVVGELKRRALELRTTPLLRIMENLPRLAREVALRGGKAVEVELRGAELELDRSILDRLYDPLVHVVRNAVDHGLEAPEARRAAGKPEVGRLLVEAVREKDAIRIAVRDDGAGVDVDAVRARAIALGALHPDLAEDLPAEEVLPLVFRAGLSTAAAVSDISGRGVGMDAVRATLESLGGEVRLASHRGAGTEVSLRVPIAAAVQRVLLLGLGREMVALPIAKVERIVEVEAHSIERSGSDDFTLVDGEPVLVIDLVSRLGWADPLPPGAPTDAAPVLLLLADVRGERVALRVDHLAGQQDIYVKPPPLLLGGLRALIGLTVLGDGRPVFLVDLNQVR; from the coding sequence GTGCGTGTCCCCAACGAGCGCCTCGACCGCTTCCTGTCGGCGGTCGGGGAGGTGATCCTCACCACCACCCAGCTGCGGACCGCCGCCGGCGACGGCGAGCCCGGCTCCGCCGAGCCGCGTCTCGCGCGCGGCTTCGACCACATGGACCGCGTCGTCGGCGAGCTCAAGCGCCGTGCGCTCGAGCTGCGTACCACACCGCTCCTGCGCATCATGGAGAACCTGCCGCGGCTCGCGCGCGAGGTGGCCCTGCGCGGCGGCAAGGCCGTCGAGGTGGAGCTGCGCGGCGCCGAGCTCGAGCTCGACCGCTCGATCCTCGACCGGCTCTACGACCCGCTCGTGCACGTCGTGCGCAACGCCGTCGACCACGGGCTCGAGGCGCCCGAGGCGCGCCGGGCCGCCGGCAAGCCGGAGGTCGGGCGGCTGCTCGTCGAAGCGGTGCGCGAGAAGGACGCGATCCGCATCGCGGTCCGCGACGACGGCGCCGGCGTCGACGTGGACGCCGTCCGTGCGCGCGCGATCGCGCTCGGCGCGCTGCATCCCGACCTCGCCGAGGACCTGCCCGCCGAGGAGGTCCTCCCGCTGGTGTTCCGCGCGGGCCTCTCGACCGCAGCGGCGGTCTCCGACATCTCCGGCCGCGGCGTCGGCATGGACGCCGTGCGTGCCACGCTCGAGTCGCTGGGCGGCGAGGTGCGGCTCGCCTCGCACCGCGGTGCCGGCACCGAGGTGTCGCTGCGGGTCCCGATCGCGGCCGCGGTGCAGCGCGTGCTGCTGCTCGGCCTGGGCCGCGAGATGGTGGCGCTCCCGATCGCCAAGGTGGAGCGCATCGTCGAGGTCGAGGCGCACTCGATCGAGCGCAGCGGCAGCGACGACTTCACGCTGGTGGACGGCGAGCCGGTGCTGGTGATCGACCTCGTGAGCCGGCTCGGCTGGGCCGATCCGCTCCCACCCGGCGCGCCCACCGACGCCGCCCCCGTGTTGCTGCTGCTGGCCGACGTGCGCGGCGAGCGGGTTGCGCTGCGCGTGGATCATCTGGCCGGGCAGCAGGACATCTACGTGAAGCCGCCGCCGCTCCTGCTCGGAGGGCTGCGCGCGCTGATCGGCCTGACGGTGCTCGGCGACGGGCGCCCGGTCTTCCTCGTCGACCTGAACCAGGTGCGCTGA
- a CDS encoding chemotaxis protein CheC, with amino-acid sequence MDATEAERIRSELDRLCELANVGAGHAAGALARLLGCTVWMDPPRVRVVRRGEEAGGALAASTSGVFFAVEGAIGGTFGVLFPQRARESLLLALLGDPDPHSEEAESALREVGNMLASHALSAVADLIGDRVLPSLPVLAEEGAGAVLGARQARGEPVRIESRLVDGAGGLRSLLVWVPAPFPSEAPPPDL; translated from the coding sequence ATGGACGCCACCGAGGCCGAACGCATCCGCAGCGAGCTCGACCGGTTGTGCGAGCTCGCGAACGTCGGTGCGGGACACGCCGCCGGCGCGCTCGCGCGGCTGCTCGGCTGCACGGTGTGGATGGACCCGCCGCGCGTGCGGGTGGTGCGCCGCGGCGAGGAGGCGGGGGGGGCGCTGGCGGCGAGCACCTCGGGCGTGTTCTTCGCGGTGGAGGGGGCGATCGGCGGGACCTTCGGCGTGCTCTTCCCGCAGCGCGCGCGCGAGTCGCTGCTCCTGGCGCTGCTCGGCGATCCCGACCCGCACTCGGAGGAGGCCGAGTCGGCGCTCCGCGAGGTCGGCAACATGCTCGCGTCGCACGCACTCTCGGCGGTGGCCGACCTGATCGGCGATCGCGTGCTGCCCTCGCTGCCGGTGCTCGCGGAGGAGGGCGCCGGCGCCGTGCTCGGCGCGCGCCAGGCGCGCGGCGAGCCGGTGCGGATCGAGTCGCGGCTGGTCGACGGCGCGGGAGGGCTGCGCTCGCTGCTGGTCTGGGTTCCCGCGCCCTTCCCGTCCGAGGCGCCTCCTCCCGACCTCTGA
- the larB gene encoding nickel pincer cofactor biosynthesis protein LarB, with amino-acid sequence MDRDRLRALLAQVRSGEVGAEEALERLAQMPFVETAHARVDTHRALRQGLPEVVYGPGKSAEQITEVVRVQRDAGLSVLVTRVEPDTAARVCAQLPGGEHDAAGRLLWYGPAQVPVVGKGLVLVVSAGTSDLPVAAEAAGVARRYGNRVELLADVGVAGLHRLLASSTLLRQARVLIVVAGMEGALPSVVGGLVDKPVIAVPTSVGYGASFGGIAALLGMLTSCASNVCVVNIDNGFGAAHVATLVNRL; translated from the coding sequence TTGGACCGCGATCGGCTGCGCGCGCTGCTCGCGCAGGTGCGGAGTGGCGAGGTGGGCGCCGAGGAGGCACTCGAGCGCCTCGCGCAGATGCCCTTCGTCGAGACCGCGCACGCGCGGGTCGACACCCATCGCGCGCTCCGCCAGGGCCTGCCGGAGGTCGTCTACGGGCCGGGGAAGAGCGCGGAGCAGATCACCGAGGTCGTGCGGGTGCAGCGCGACGCCGGGCTCTCGGTGCTGGTGACGCGCGTCGAGCCCGACACCGCGGCACGGGTCTGCGCGCAGCTTCCGGGCGGCGAGCACGACGCGGCCGGCCGGCTGCTCTGGTACGGGCCCGCGCAGGTGCCGGTGGTCGGCAAGGGGCTCGTGCTGGTGGTGTCGGCCGGCACCTCGGACCTGCCGGTGGCGGCAGAGGCGGCCGGCGTGGCCCGGCGCTACGGCAATCGCGTCGAGCTGCTTGCGGACGTCGGCGTGGCCGGCCTGCACCGCCTGCTGGCGTCCTCGACGCTGCTCCGCCAGGCCCGGGTGCTGATCGTGGTGGCGGGCATGGAAGGGGCGCTGCCCTCGGTCGTGGGCGGGCTCGTCGACAAGCCGGTGATCGCGGTGCCGACCAGCGTCGGCTACGGCGCGTCGTTCGGGGGGATCGCGGCCCTGCTCGGCATGCTCACGAGCTGCGCCTCGAACGTGTGCGTGGTCAACATCGACAACGGCTTCGGGGCCGCGCATGTCGCAACGCTCGTCAACCGGCTCTGA
- the larC gene encoding nickel pincer cofactor biosynthesis protein LarC yields MSQRSSTGSERRVPPAGAAPAAGRLLHLDAFSGLAGNMLLGALLELGLPQRTLIADLGGLGVPFQMVSRRVRRGALVARWVDVRVPRPRSGGRRAVARSSASRPHPHPHGADPAHAGAHEPGSVRVRPRAAAHGGGRRYTEIRRLLERAHLAPEVRARSLAAFAALAEAEARVHGIAVEQVHFHEVGAVDAIVDVTGAAIGLTRLGVGRVTCTPLPLGHGTVETEHGRLPLPAPATLELLRGIPVAPAHLAWETVTPTGAALARTLVDEFRELPAMTIERIGLGAGNDRAGGLPNVLRAVLGRGSGASVDRVVLLECHIDDLNPEHFEYLMERLFEAGALDVALQHLQMKKNRPGFAVRVIARPAEREALARVLFAESTTLGVRVSESDRIVLAREERRVVTPFGPIRVKVVRDAGGRATPSAEYEDCKRAARRAGAPLREVVRAAEEAARAPDTGSRPRRRQR; encoded by the coding sequence ATGTCGCAACGCTCGTCAACCGGCTCTGAGCGGCGCGTCCCGCCGGCGGGCGCGGCGCCCGCTGCGGGCCGCCTGCTCCACCTCGACGCGTTCTCGGGCCTCGCGGGCAACATGCTGCTCGGCGCCCTGCTCGAGCTCGGGCTGCCGCAGCGCACGCTGATCGCCGACCTCGGCGGCCTCGGCGTGCCGTTCCAGATGGTCTCGCGCCGCGTGCGGCGCGGAGCGCTGGTGGCGCGCTGGGTGGACGTGCGCGTGCCGCGCCCGCGCTCCGGCGGCCGCCGGGCGGTCGCGCGGAGCTCCGCCTCCCGCCCGCACCCGCATCCGCACGGCGCTGATCCCGCGCACGCCGGCGCTCACGAGCCCGGCTCCGTGCGCGTGCGTCCTCGCGCCGCGGCGCACGGCGGAGGCCGGCGCTACACCGAGATCCGCCGCCTGCTCGAGCGCGCGCATCTCGCGCCGGAGGTGCGCGCGCGCTCCCTCGCGGCCTTCGCCGCGCTGGCCGAGGCGGAGGCCAGGGTACACGGTATCGCTGTCGAACAGGTCCACTTCCACGAGGTCGGCGCGGTGGACGCGATCGTCGACGTCACCGGCGCCGCGATCGGCCTCACGCGGCTCGGCGTCGGGCGGGTCACCTGTACGCCGCTCCCGCTCGGGCACGGCACCGTCGAGACCGAGCACGGCCGGCTGCCGCTGCCGGCGCCGGCCACGCTCGAGCTCCTGCGCGGGATCCCGGTCGCGCCGGCGCACCTCGCCTGGGAGACGGTGACGCCGACCGGGGCCGCGCTCGCGCGTACGCTGGTCGACGAGTTCCGCGAGCTGCCGGCGATGACGATCGAGAGGATCGGCCTCGGCGCGGGCAACGACCGGGCCGGCGGGCTCCCCAACGTGCTGCGCGCCGTGCTCGGCCGCGGATCGGGGGCCAGCGTCGATCGGGTCGTCCTCCTCGAGTGTCACATCGACGATCTCAATCCCGAGCACTTCGAGTACCTCATGGAGCGGCTCTTCGAGGCCGGTGCGCTCGACGTCGCGCTCCAGCACCTGCAGATGAAGAAGAACCGTCCCGGCTTCGCGGTCCGGGTGATCGCCCGGCCGGCCGAGCGGGAGGCGCTGGCCCGGGTGCTCTTCGCCGAGTCCACGACCCTGGGGGTGCGCGTCAGCGAATCCGACCGGATCGTCCTCGCGCGGGAGGAACGCCGCGTCGTGACGCCCTTCGGCCCGATCCGGGTCAAGGTGGTGCGGGACGCCGGCGGCCGGGCCACGCCCTCGGCCGAGTACGAGGATTGCAAACGGGCAGCCCGGCGGGCCGGCGCACCGCTGCGCGAGGTGGTCCGGGCGGCCGAGGAGGCCGCGCGAGCTCCCGACACCGGGAGCCGGCCGCGTCGCCGCCAGCGTTGA
- a CDS encoding NFYB/HAP3 family transcription factor subunit, translating to MGDLPNAVVKRLLTKHGGELRVSGPAIDKAVEAAEGYLARLAQEAQALAVADKRKTIMDHDIAKARQKLESPGY from the coding sequence ATGGGGGATCTGCCCAACGCGGTCGTGAAGCGCTTGCTCACCAAGCACGGCGGTGAGCTGCGCGTGTCGGGGCCGGCGATCGACAAGGCCGTCGAGGCGGCCGAGGGCTACCTCGCGCGCCTCGCCCAGGAGGCGCAGGCGCTCGCCGTCGCCGACAAGCGCAAGACGATCATGGACCACGACATCGCCAAGGCGCGCCAGAAGCTGGAGTCACCCGGTTACTAG